In Paenibacillus ihbetae, the following are encoded in one genomic region:
- a CDS encoding GxGYxYP domain-containing protein, protein MARKFSIICLAIICSFTLTSGFAFASESKVQAAKPGITKHRELPSFKKPKHLDAADIYDAPGDVKLLLGTLQGLVNRELPRIYLLESDEEGKTTWLKDLAVPYTLHENYWEIFDRYRSEAAGLIVYDPDVPDTINVATTLAGLKDAVVASPELAEKLSAAPYHMNILEDLRGKFNSRIEAYNWQYEHLWDQTTHQMLVGLAPDTAIRIPPGLPESFVTIAEENEQIRDASNRDVYSLNLTPLLGKSAVYLRFDDAFPQDGWGPAIHEVTVKADGQTIASFIAGSSEEESYLYDRQNSKFLEGQGGHRFADNGNYFVYEFTPPTGTKQLTAEVDMWNQYKVSAGNIKPLSAEQREPYAYLRDYAVANRAMVFWLDSNVPEQLALFEKIMSDVEPGTPYLGWFSNDVEGEFSSVEIASRYGVYVLAADWFSNLTVFSGTKPKYAPAKKSPRPALENKIYVTYTFTEGDNFQYNQHRMRVMWDDPARGKVPINWTSSPLLHEGAPAILNYYMNTATENDLLIAGPSGAGYFYPSAWPDDSFVDFLNQTQQYLKKTGMTIPYVLNRLDSQNVPLTPFKASAYEKEYDVPGLFISYEDKFGVEIVNDSLPVSTIRGISTAQDGLQVLQEAKANWDGKSPLFVSLGLLAWSMTPSDAVKLTEALGDEFEVVRADHYFSLIRESYGLKKSK, encoded by the coding sequence ATGGCCCGTAAATTCTCGATTATTTGTCTAGCGATTATTTGCTCATTCACCCTAACATCCGGATTCGCATTCGCATCGGAATCCAAAGTGCAGGCAGCCAAACCGGGAATCACGAAACATCGCGAGCTTCCAAGCTTCAAGAAACCAAAGCATTTGGACGCTGCCGATATTTACGATGCTCCGGGAGACGTGAAGCTGCTGCTAGGAACACTTCAAGGACTTGTAAACCGTGAGCTTCCCCGAATTTATTTGCTTGAGTCCGATGAGGAAGGGAAAACGACCTGGCTCAAAGATCTGGCAGTGCCTTATACGCTCCACGAGAACTACTGGGAGATATTCGATCGTTATCGCAGCGAGGCAGCCGGCTTGATCGTTTATGATCCTGACGTTCCGGATACCATCAATGTGGCCACAACGCTCGCCGGACTCAAGGATGCTGTCGTTGCTAGTCCGGAGCTGGCCGAGAAATTGTCCGCCGCACCATACCATATGAATATTCTTGAGGATCTGCGAGGCAAATTCAACAGCCGGATCGAGGCCTATAACTGGCAGTATGAGCATCTGTGGGATCAAACGACGCATCAGATGCTAGTGGGATTAGCGCCCGATACAGCGATCCGCATCCCTCCAGGTCTCCCTGAATCCTTCGTTACGATTGCCGAGGAGAATGAGCAGATCCGTGACGCAAGCAATCGGGATGTATACAGCCTGAACCTTACCCCCCTGCTCGGTAAATCGGCGGTTTATCTCCGCTTCGACGACGCCTTTCCGCAGGACGGCTGGGGCCCGGCCATTCACGAAGTGACGGTGAAGGCAGACGGGCAGACGATCGCCAGCTTCATTGCTGGCAGTTCCGAAGAAGAATCCTACCTCTATGATCGGCAAAACTCAAAGTTTTTGGAAGGTCAAGGCGGACATCGCTTTGCCGATAACGGAAACTATTTCGTGTATGAATTTACACCGCCAACCGGTACGAAGCAGCTGACCGCAGAGGTTGATATGTGGAACCAATATAAAGTCTCGGCGGGCAACATTAAGCCGCTGTCGGCAGAGCAGCGGGAGCCGTATGCCTACTTGAGAGATTACGCCGTTGCGAATCGAGCGATGGTATTCTGGCTTGACTCCAACGTGCCTGAGCAGCTCGCTCTGTTCGAGAAGATCATGTCCGACGTTGAACCAGGGACGCCTTATCTGGGCTGGTTCAGCAATGACGTGGAAGGCGAGTTCAGCTCCGTGGAAATCGCATCCCGTTACGGTGTCTACGTGCTGGCGGCAGATTGGTTCAGCAACCTGACTGTTTTCTCGGGCACGAAGCCAAAATATGCGCCCGCCAAGAAGTCGCCTCGCCCGGCCCTTGAGAACAAAATCTATGTAACCTACACCTTTACGGAAGGTGACAACTTCCAGTACAACCAGCATCGGATGCGCGTGATGTGGGATGATCCGGCACGGGGCAAGGTTCCGATCAACTGGACCTCCAGCCCCCTTCTACATGAAGGAGCGCCCGCGATTCTGAATTACTATATGAACACCGCAACGGAGAACGACCTGTTGATAGCCGGACCTTCCGGAGCAGGATACTTCTATCCGAGTGCATGGCCGGACGACAGCTTCGTCGATTTTCTGAACCAGACGCAGCAGTATCTTAAGAAGACGGGCATGACGATCCCTTATGTGCTGAACCGGTTGGATAGCCAGAATGTGCCGCTCACGCCGTTCAAGGCTTCCGCCTATGAGAAAGAATACGATGTTCCGGGCCTCTTTATCAGCTACGAAGATAAATTTGGCGTAGAAATCGTGAACGACAGTCTCCCGGTTTCGACCATTCGCGGCATCAGCACGGCGCAAGACGGTCTGCAGGTGCTCCAGGAGGCTAAAGCCAATTGGGACGGCAAATCACCACTGTTCGTATCCCTCGGTCTGCTCGCCTGGAGTATGACACCGTCCGATGCGGTCAAGTTGACGGAAGCTTTAGGTGACGAATTCGAGGTTGTCCGTGCGGACCATTACTTCTCCCTGATCCGCGAAAGCTACGGGTTGAAGAAAAGTAAATAA
- a CDS encoding GerAB/ArcD/ProY family transporter codes for MNKKISLINVYFIMLLSLGITNHVILIPLILQLSSRDAWFGTLLTMILHVGWVYIVYYIMKRTGQQSIFDRFRERFGKFGGGVFASITALYFMWMSMVILRETTTWIQVTYLPQTPKLVVSMIIVLLCAIVANNGIRSIAIISGILLPVVWLLGHFVAISNLQYKDYSLLTPLFVEGVEPMLRGMIVAAGGFMELFVLIYLTHHMKRRMNYLSIAILALLLGGLTLGPLMGAIAAFGPFPAMQSRYPAYEQWMLVTITKYITHVDFLALYQWISGTLIRISLFFWIIAEGMAFQKAKHRCWFLFIFGIALSALTLIPMIDKQIEQFVFGRYSAAFLSFLTIFTLAVALAVSFKPKTKVECSSESKKAS; via the coding sequence ATGAATAAGAAAATTTCCTTGATCAACGTATATTTCATCATGCTTCTTTCGCTTGGGATCACCAATCACGTCATCCTGATCCCTTTGATCCTGCAACTCTCGAGTCGGGATGCATGGTTTGGCACCTTGTTAACCATGATTCTGCATGTCGGTTGGGTTTACATCGTCTACTACATCATGAAACGGACCGGGCAGCAGTCGATCTTCGACCGGTTTAGGGAGCGGTTCGGCAAATTCGGAGGAGGCGTGTTCGCATCCATTACGGCGCTCTATTTCATGTGGATGTCCATGGTGATTTTAAGAGAAACCACCACCTGGATTCAGGTAACGTATTTACCTCAAACACCTAAACTCGTCGTATCCATGATTATCGTCCTTCTCTGCGCTATCGTCGCCAATAACGGCATTCGCTCCATTGCCATCATATCCGGCATTCTGCTTCCGGTCGTCTGGCTGCTTGGCCATTTCGTCGCAATCTCCAATTTGCAATACAAGGACTACTCTTTGCTAACCCCTTTATTTGTCGAGGGGGTTGAACCGATGCTGCGCGGTATGATTGTGGCTGCCGGCGGTTTTATGGAACTGTTCGTATTGATCTACTTAACCCATCATATGAAGCGCCGGATGAATTATCTGAGTATCGCCATCCTGGCATTACTGCTGGGAGGTCTGACCTTGGGCCCTTTAATGGGAGCAATTGCCGCCTTCGGTCCTTTCCCGGCCATGCAATCCAGATATCCCGCATATGAACAATGGATGCTCGTCACCATTACGAAGTACATTACACACGTTGACTTCCTTGCGCTTTACCAGTGGATATCCGGAACGTTAATCCGCATTTCCCTCTTCTTTTGGATCATTGCCGAGGGAATGGCCTTCCAAAAAGCGAAACACCGCTGCTGGTTCCTGTTCATATTCGGGATTGCACTATCAGCATTGACACTCATTCCAATGATCGATAAACAGATTGAACAATTCGTGTTTGGAAGATACTCGGCAGCTTTTCTTTCGTTTCTCACGATATTTACGTTAGCTGTTGCGCTCGCCGTGTCATTCAAGCCGAAAACGAAGGTGGAATGCTCCAGTGAATCAAAAAAAGCCTCGTAA
- a CDS encoding spore germination protein has product MFRRRKNPSSQAEAPNQTKQPMSDDMPSEQELRSIFGSSADVVIRSFPHKRADAFPVLLLFSEGMIDTALMTQFVIPDLERKLENAESWDQIIEKLENSMEWTKIQAKEEMGKLLFTGRLIMSFTNQRCMYSIDIAQIPKRQPEESNTEVAIKGARDGFTEDLNTNIALVRKRLPSTTLQNEKFVIGNRTQTLVSLLYIEDITRPSLVQEARNRLQNLHVDALVSTGELEEALGDSSLALFPLLDYIGRPDFVVQSLLRGRFVILTDGSPMAIIGPCNLFEILKSPEDSYFPYHFVIFERFLRLVGLLIAILLPGFWVALSSYNLDQIPFPLLATVTVARFGLPLSGPMEILLMLGMFELFREAGIRLPKAVGQTIAVLGGLIIGDAAIRAGLTSPTMLVVSATTAVATFTLVNQTLSGTVSLIRLYILIWSSVLGMLGFFIGLMSVIAYLSVLESFGLPYLAPISPLRLKDVTNALIKLPWTFNKQRPEMLKTTDSTMQAKERE; this is encoded by the coding sequence ATGTTTCGCCGCAGGAAGAACCCCTCCTCCCAAGCTGAGGCTCCGAATCAAACGAAGCAACCGATGTCTGACGATATGCCAAGCGAACAGGAGCTCCGATCCATATTCGGCTCGTCGGCGGATGTCGTGATCCGCTCCTTTCCACACAAGCGGGCGGATGCGTTTCCGGTACTCCTGTTGTTCAGTGAAGGGATGATCGATACCGCTTTAATGACGCAATTTGTCATTCCGGATCTGGAGCGTAAATTGGAGAACGCTGAATCCTGGGATCAAATAATAGAAAAACTGGAAAACTCTATGGAATGGACGAAAATCCAGGCGAAGGAAGAAATGGGGAAGCTTCTGTTTACCGGCCGATTGATCATGTCTTTCACCAATCAGAGGTGCATGTATTCCATTGATATTGCGCAGATTCCGAAGAGGCAGCCGGAGGAATCCAACACGGAAGTGGCTATTAAAGGCGCACGGGACGGCTTTACCGAGGATCTCAACACCAATATCGCCCTGGTACGCAAGAGATTGCCGTCCACCACCTTGCAAAATGAGAAGTTTGTGATCGGCAACCGAACGCAAACCCTTGTATCGCTGCTCTACATCGAGGACATTACCCGTCCGTCGCTTGTCCAAGAGGCCAGGAATCGGCTGCAAAATCTCCATGTGGATGCCCTGGTCAGCACAGGGGAGCTGGAAGAAGCCCTTGGCGATTCCTCCCTGGCACTCTTCCCGCTTCTTGATTATATCGGCCGACCGGATTTTGTCGTTCAAAGTTTGCTTCGCGGTCGTTTCGTTATTTTAACGGACGGATCTCCCATGGCGATTATCGGGCCATGCAATCTGTTCGAGATCCTTAAATCGCCGGAGGATTCTTATTTTCCCTATCATTTTGTCATTTTTGAGCGTTTTCTTCGCCTGGTTGGCCTTTTGATTGCGATTTTGCTTCCGGGATTTTGGGTTGCGCTCAGCAGCTACAACTTAGACCAGATTCCCTTCCCGCTGCTGGCAACGGTTACGGTAGCCCGCTTCGGGCTTCCCTTATCCGGCCCTATGGAGATTTTATTGATGCTTGGCATGTTCGAGCTGTTCCGGGAGGCCGGCATCCGCCTGCCGAAGGCCGTTGGGCAGACGATTGCCGTATTGGGCGGACTCATTATCGGTGACGCTGCGATTCGGGCAGGATTGACGTCCCCCACGATGCTGGTCGTATCCGCCACGACTGCGGTGGCGACCTTTACTTTAGTCAATCAGACATTAAGCGGTACGGTCAGCCTGATCCGCCTATATATCTTGATATGGTCGTCCGTTCTCGGCATGCTCGGGTTTTTCATCGGCCTGATGAGCGTTATCGCGTATCTATCCGTGCTGGAGTCCTTCGGGCTCCCTTACCTGGCTCCGATCTCGCCGCTGAGATTAAAGGATGTCACGAATGCGCTGATCAAATTGCCGTGGACCTTTAACAAGCAGCGACCGGAAATGCTGAAAACGACCGATTCGACAATGCAAGCAAAGGAACGGGAATAA
- a CDS encoding Ger(x)C family spore germination protein, with translation MQSYRYVLKLIAVCLLILPVTGCWDIKEVQDMNYVTAIGLDYEDGQYVVYTQMLDFTTVAKTESGKSDKPAQVWVSKTKGKTINWAVDQVYNSSQRRTVWSHISSIVISDKVMKTAVLPKLDSIGRYQEVRMTPWVFGTSHSIEELFNTPAFFNMSPLFTILHEPIDQFNQRSVIAPIRYFDFLADLTEPGYTEMLPSLSIDTETWSTQKKRDPKMSINGGFCLYNEKLSGFLTVTDLDGLRWMQKETKRSPLLVTDGGIQAVVALSTPKIRTKLSFVQGEPKFRIHVKLHGNVVEVSQDISKTELEKSAANAVKEEILATFYKGIDTRSDVYSLEHLVFKQDPAAWKRLKQDSGTIINKQSLESVMVDVHLEHTGMKRLPRKD, from the coding sequence ATGCAATCTTACCGCTATGTGCTCAAGCTCATCGCTGTTTGTTTACTTATCCTCCCGGTAACGGGATGCTGGGATATAAAAGAAGTTCAGGACATGAATTATGTTACAGCGATTGGCCTCGATTACGAGGATGGTCAGTATGTCGTTTATACTCAAATGTTAGACTTTACAACAGTCGCTAAAACGGAATCCGGAAAATCAGACAAACCTGCGCAAGTGTGGGTATCCAAAACCAAAGGCAAGACGATCAATTGGGCCGTTGATCAAGTGTACAATTCCTCGCAAAGACGAACTGTCTGGAGTCATATTTCAAGTATCGTCATCAGCGATAAGGTCATGAAAACCGCCGTCCTGCCGAAGCTCGATTCGATCGGGCGGTACCAGGAAGTAAGGATGACGCCTTGGGTGTTCGGAACCAGCCATTCCATTGAGGAGCTCTTTAACACCCCCGCATTCTTCAACATGTCCCCCTTATTTACAATTCTGCATGAGCCAATCGATCAATTTAACCAACGGTCGGTTATTGCGCCGATCCGCTATTTCGACTTTCTGGCGGATTTAACCGAGCCGGGCTACACCGAAATGCTTCCAAGCTTGTCGATCGACACCGAGACATGGTCCACGCAGAAGAAAAGAGATCCGAAAATGTCAATTAACGGTGGTTTTTGCCTCTATAACGAGAAATTAAGCGGTTTTCTTACCGTCACAGACCTCGACGGATTGCGCTGGATGCAGAAAGAGACCAAACGTTCCCCGCTCCTCGTAACAGACGGCGGTATCCAAGCGGTAGTCGCACTCTCTACACCAAAAATTCGGACCAAGCTTAGCTTTGTTCAAGGTGAACCGAAATTCCGTATTCACGTTAAATTACACGGGAATGTGGTTGAAGTCAGCCAAGATATATCCAAGACCGAGCTGGAAAAAAGCGCGGCAAACGCCGTAAAGGAAGAGATCCTTGCTACCTTCTACAAAGGAATCGATACGCGTTCCGACGTATATAGTCTTGAGCACCTTGTGTTCAAGCAGGACCCGGCTGCCTGGAAGAGGTTGAAGCAGGATTCCGGCACGATCATCAACAAACAGTCCCTCGAATCCGTCATGGTCGATGTACACTTGGAGCACACGGGTATGAAGCGGCTCCCGCGTAAAGACTGA
- a CDS encoding MsnO8 family LLM class oxidoreductase, with amino-acid sequence MKLGVLDQAPVTSGNTAAGALKKAEELAILADELGYSRMWMAEHHGGHAFASSAPEVTAARLAAKTDRIRIGTGGVMMMHYSPLKLAEVFKTLSAFSPGRIDFGVGRAPGGDTSAMYALSEGRQLMLHNMFDKLEIAMQLMNDEVPEDELYAKNAAAPTGVALPEVWLLGSSGNSALKAAEMGVGYSFAQFFNGAMSREILDQYRNHYQPSVFMEKPLISVSYMVTTAETKEEAEYEALPQDIFRLMMSKGRIVPLMTPEEAHQMPLTEIDRMAIQEGRKIHLVGAVKDIAARLKEEQEHYGFHEAMICSIPHSQEKRLEVYRLLARELLS; translated from the coding sequence ATGAAATTGGGCGTACTGGACCAGGCACCTGTCACTAGCGGGAATACAGCGGCAGGAGCGCTGAAGAAAGCCGAGGAGCTGGCTATTCTAGCAGATGAGCTCGGCTATAGCCGGATGTGGATGGCGGAGCACCATGGCGGGCATGCCTTCGCAAGTTCTGCACCTGAGGTGACGGCAGCACGCTTGGCTGCCAAAACAGATCGGATCCGCATCGGCACCGGCGGCGTGATGATGATGCATTATTCGCCGCTAAAGCTGGCGGAAGTGTTCAAGACATTAAGCGCCTTTTCCCCGGGCCGCATCGATTTTGGGGTAGGGCGTGCACCCGGTGGCGACACCAGTGCCATGTATGCTTTATCGGAGGGCCGCCAGCTGATGCTGCATAATATGTTCGACAAGCTGGAGATCGCCATGCAATTGATGAATGATGAGGTGCCGGAGGATGAACTGTATGCCAAAAATGCTGCCGCGCCAACAGGAGTTGCCCTGCCCGAGGTATGGCTTCTGGGCTCCAGCGGCAACAGCGCACTAAAAGCTGCAGAGATGGGTGTCGGATACTCCTTTGCTCAGTTTTTTAACGGAGCGATGAGCCGGGAAATTCTCGATCAATACCGGAATCACTATCAGCCTTCTGTCTTCATGGAGAAGCCGTTAATCAGCGTGTCCTATATGGTCACGACAGCGGAAACCAAAGAGGAGGCCGAATACGAGGCACTCCCGCAGGATATTTTCCGGCTGATGATGAGCAAGGGGCGGATTGTCCCGTTGATGACGCCGGAGGAGGCGCATCAGATGCCGCTGACCGAAATCGACCGCATGGCCATTCAGGAAGGCCGGAAGATTCATTTGGTTGGCGCGGTGAAGGATATCGCAGCACGTTTGAAGGAAGAGCAGGAACACTACGGATTCCATGAAGCGATGATCTGCAGCATCCCGCATTCGCAGGAGAAACGGCTGGAGGTATACCGCTTGCTTGCTCGTGAGCTTCTGTCCTAG
- a CDS encoding RrF2 family transcriptional regulator, with product MHMKTGVEQSVYALLLLNMLPDKAVLPGEAISQQLGVSATYFQKLLRKLVSADIVTSVPGIKGGFKLKKKAEEIRVYDVYLAVEGQQSLYSSHGILVDMLDLEKEESCCLLSDLMEEAEASWKAVLKRETIASLADEMCGERFKDKVSALERWILDKMVI from the coding sequence ATGCATATGAAGACCGGCGTGGAACAATCGGTGTACGCGCTTCTTCTCCTTAATATGCTGCCCGACAAGGCTGTGCTTCCCGGCGAAGCGATCAGCCAGCAGCTCGGCGTATCGGCAACATATTTTCAGAAGCTGCTAAGAAAGCTGGTGTCGGCCGACATCGTCACATCCGTTCCCGGCATTAAAGGCGGCTTCAAATTAAAGAAGAAAGCCGAAGAGATTCGGGTATACGACGTCTATTTGGCGGTGGAAGGGCAGCAATCGTTATATTCCTCCCATGGCATCCTGGTGGACATGCTCGACTTGGAGAAAGAGGAAAGCTGTTGTTTGCTTTCGGATCTGATGGAAGAAGCCGAAGCCTCGTGGAAGGCAGTTCTGAAGCGTGAAACGATTGCTTCCTTGGCGGACGAGATGTGCGGCGAACGCTTTAAGGATAAAGTGTCCGCGTTGGAACGATGGATTCTGGACAAGATGGTTATATGA
- a CDS encoding sugar phosphate isomerase/epimerase family protein, producing the protein MRVGVSTYSLLPAIRSGEMTILDVIDWIADNGGKHMEIVPYGFTLEDNEELADAVRKRAEAAGIQLSNYSMPANFVQESDEAFEAEVNRIKSHVDTVHRLGMKHMRHDVTAFTLPPEKTGIDYVEGHLGQIVNGCRQIADYAARYGITTTIENHGVSVQASDRVQRVLQAVDRTNFKTTLDIGNFLCVDEQPLVGVKRNLPYASLIHVKDFYYRPYDQDPGGGRWFRTSHGNYLRGAIFGQGDLDVRRILRLIKESGYDGWITLEFEGMEDCREGTRIGLENLKRLWDEI; encoded by the coding sequence ATGAGGGTTGGAGTCAGCACGTACAGTTTGCTCCCGGCCATCCGTTCGGGTGAGATGACGATACTGGATGTTATCGACTGGATCGCCGACAACGGCGGGAAGCATATGGAAATTGTTCCGTACGGTTTTACGCTGGAGGACAATGAGGAACTAGCGGATGCGGTACGTAAGCGGGCTGAAGCGGCCGGGATCCAATTGTCGAACTATTCCATGCCGGCGAACTTCGTTCAGGAGTCGGATGAGGCATTTGAGGCTGAGGTGAACCGGATCAAAAGCCATGTGGATACGGTGCACCGGTTGGGCATGAAGCATATGCGACATGACGTTACGGCCTTTACGCTGCCGCCGGAGAAGACGGGCATCGATTATGTCGAGGGTCATTTAGGGCAAATCGTGAATGGATGCCGCCAGATCGCAGATTACGCTGCCCGCTATGGAATTACGACGACAATCGAAAACCATGGCGTAAGCGTGCAGGCAAGCGACCGCGTCCAGCGGGTGCTCCAGGCAGTGGACCGGACGAATTTCAAAACGACCTTGGATATCGGGAACTTCCTGTGCGTGGATGAACAGCCGCTCGTCGGCGTGAAGCGAAATTTGCCGTATGCTTCGCTTATTCATGTTAAAGATTTTTATTATCGTCCTTATGACCAGGACCCAGGAGGAGGCCGATGGTTTCGGACGTCCCACGGCAATTATTTGCGGGGAGCGATCTTCGGCCAAGGGGACTTGGATGTCCGCCGCATTCTTCGGCTGATCAAGGAGTCCGGGTATGACGGATGGATTACACTGGAATTTGAAGGAATGGAGGACTGCCGGGAGGGAACCCGAATCGGCCTGGAGAATTTAAAAAGATTATGGGATGAAATCTAA
- a CDS encoding ABC transporter substrate-binding protein, with protein sequence MGKRARIIMSALAAICVLLAGCAGSPNPKGADADQERAAEQIELTEPGTYPLVKEKTTLKVMVRGNPLVENFETNEFTKWYEEKTNVHIEWEIVPEQSMQEKLNLVLASEDYPDVILGLNISPAQQMIYGSQGAFLPLNDLIEKQGTQTKKMFEDNPSIKSIITALDGNIYALPEVNECYHCSMSQKLWIYEPWLKKLNLDMPETTEEFYEVLKAFKEQDPNGNGIADEIPLSISPKSWSSSIDAFLLNAFVYNPVFSSNYKHIFVKDGKLDVAYNKPEWREGLRFMNRLYAEGLLAPESFTQDDNQLIQIGENPDTVILGASTGGHQGVFTQLLGESGRWKEYKTVPPLKGPGGVRYAAFDSTGLNPGAFVITKKAKHPELALRWADGLYEREHTLRSVYGRPDQEWREAKEGEIGINGEPADWSELKSYGTVQNVAWIQTGPSLRTNEFRLSAVAKGEDDLEVILYNETKKNYEPHKPTDVSTVPPLFLSNEQASEAADLSKTINDYVDEMMARFIIGDASLDKDWDGYVQQLEAMNVSRLLEIYQQAFDGRS encoded by the coding sequence ATGGGCAAACGAGCAAGAATTATCATGAGCGCACTCGCTGCAATATGCGTTCTACTTGCAGGTTGTGCAGGCTCACCGAATCCAAAGGGAGCTGATGCGGATCAGGAACGCGCAGCCGAGCAAATTGAATTGACGGAGCCAGGCACCTATCCGCTGGTTAAAGAGAAAACGACGCTCAAGGTTATGGTGCGGGGAAATCCGCTTGTTGAAAATTTCGAAACAAATGAATTTACGAAGTGGTACGAAGAAAAGACCAATGTTCATATCGAATGGGAAATCGTCCCCGAGCAAAGCATGCAGGAAAAGCTGAATCTGGTGCTCGCCAGCGAGGATTATCCGGACGTGATCCTTGGGCTTAACATTTCGCCCGCGCAGCAAATGATCTACGGGTCCCAAGGTGCATTTCTGCCGCTCAATGATCTCATCGAGAAGCAGGGAACCCAGACGAAAAAAATGTTCGAGGACAACCCGAGCATTAAGTCGATCATTACGGCGCTGGACGGAAATATCTATGCGCTTCCGGAAGTGAATGAGTGCTATCATTGCTCGATGAGCCAGAAGCTGTGGATCTATGAACCGTGGCTCAAAAAGCTGAACCTCGACATGCCGGAAACGACGGAAGAATTCTACGAAGTGTTGAAAGCGTTTAAAGAACAGGACCCGAACGGAAACGGCATTGCCGATGAAATTCCGTTATCGATATCGCCGAAGTCATGGAGCTCCTCCATCGATGCGTTCCTGCTTAACGCATTCGTGTACAATCCGGTTTTTAGTTCCAATTATAAGCATATATTCGTAAAAGACGGCAAGCTCGACGTCGCCTATAACAAGCCGGAGTGGAGGGAAGGGCTCCGATTTATGAACAGGCTGTATGCCGAAGGGCTGCTCGCACCGGAATCGTTCACGCAAGACGACAACCAGTTGATTCAGATCGGCGAGAACCCCGATACCGTTATTCTGGGGGCGTCGACGGGAGGCCATCAGGGCGTATTCACCCAGCTTCTTGGCGAGAGCGGGCGATGGAAGGAATACAAGACGGTTCCTCCATTAAAAGGTCCGGGGGGTGTTCGTTATGCTGCTTTTGATTCAACCGGTTTGAATCCGGGAGCGTTTGTCATCACAAAAAAGGCAAAGCATCCCGAGCTGGCTTTACGCTGGGCCGACGGCTTGTACGAACGTGAGCATACGCTGCGCAGTGTTTATGGACGGCCGGATCAGGAATGGCGCGAAGCGAAGGAAGGCGAAATCGGAATCAACGGGGAGCCGGCCGATTGGTCCGAATTGAAATCGTACGGCACCGTGCAAAACGTGGCTTGGATCCAGACCGGCCCGAGCCTCCGTACGAACGAGTTCCGATTGAGCGCGGTAGCCAAGGGCGAGGATGATCTGGAGGTTATTCTATATAATGAAACGAAAAAAAATTACGAGCCGCATAAACCGACAGACGTGAGCACGGTTCCTCCATTATTCTTGAGTAATGAGCAGGCGTCCGAGGCAGCGGACCTGTCCAAGACGATTAACGATTATGTAGACGAAATGATGGCGCGCTTTATTATCGGGGATGCCAGCCTGGACAAAGACTGGGATGGCTACGTGCAGCAGTTGGAGGCGATGAATGTGTCCCGGCTGTTGGAGATTTACCAGCAGGCATTTGACGGAAGAAGTTAA
- a CDS encoding carbohydrate ABC transporter permease gives MRKSAMKESGADRAFTIVNYVLLSVFLIMVLYPLIYVVSASFSSSSAVVSGKVWLWPVEPTLEGYRAVFKNAMVAKGFMNTLLYTVAGTAINLVLSIMAAYPLSRKDFRGRGVFMLLFVFTMLFNGGLIPTYLLVKDLGMMDTVWSMLIPGALSVWNVIIMRTYFQTTIPNELLEASQLDGCSDIRFLRSVVMPLSGPILAVIALFYAVGHWNQYFNAMIYLKSSNLYPLQLVLRDILVQNEVNIEMLGDAKTAAARQGLRELLKYSLIVVTSVPLLIVYPFVQKFFVKGVMIGSLKG, from the coding sequence ATGCGTAAATCGGCTATGAAGGAATCCGGCGCCGATCGTGCATTTACGATTGTAAACTATGTTCTATTGTCCGTATTTCTAATTATGGTGCTGTATCCGCTGATTTATGTGGTCAGCGCTTCGTTCAGCTCCAGCAGCGCAGTGGTTTCCGGCAAGGTATGGCTGTGGCCGGTGGAGCCTACCCTCGAAGGGTACCGGGCTGTATTTAAAAATGCCATGGTTGCAAAGGGCTTTATGAATACGCTGCTGTATACGGTTGCCGGGACGGCCATCAACCTGGTTTTGTCCATCATGGCGGCATATCCCTTGTCTCGCAAGGATTTTCGAGGACGGGGCGTATTCATGCTCCTCTTCGTATTCACCATGCTGTTTAACGGAGGGCTCATCCCGACGTATCTGTTGGTCAAAGATCTAGGGATGATGGATACCGTCTGGTCCATGCTGATCCCCGGGGCGCTGTCCGTCTGGAATGTCATTATTATGCGAACCTATTTCCAGACCACGATCCCGAATGAGCTGCTGGAGGCTTCACAGCTGGACGGCTGCTCGGATATAAGGTTTCTGCGGAGTGTCGTTATGCCCTTATCGGGCCCGATTCTGGCGGTCATTGCGCTGTTTTATGCCGTTGGGCATTGGAATCAGTATTTCAACGCCATGATTTATTTAAAAAGCTCCAATTTATATCCGCTGCAGCTGGTGCTTCGCGATATTCTCGTTCAGAACGAGGTCAACATCGAAATGCTTGGCGATGCCAAGACTGCGGCCGCCAGACAAGGGCTGCGCGAGCTGCTTAAATATTCGCTGATCGTGGTTACATCCGTTCCGTTGTTAATTGTGTATCCGTTTGTTCAGAAATTTTTCGTCAAAGGGGTCATGATCGGTTCGTTGAAAGGCTAG